The DNA region GCCCGCCGATTCGGCGCGGTTCGACCGTCTGGTGCTGCGCATGGCGCCGCCCGCGACCTTCGCGGCCGAGTTCCTGCGCTGCCGCTAGGGTCGAGCGGTTCCGCTTGAACCGATCACAGTCTAGAGTCGCGACACCAGGAAGCGCACCGTCACCGACAGCCGTTCGCCCGGCGGTAAGGCGATGACCCCGGCGTCCGGCTCGTCGGTGCGATTCAGCGCGTCGGTCATGTGGGTCACCGGCTCCAGGCACAGGTAAGGCTCGCCCGGCGGGGCGTAGACGATCAGATGGCCGAACGGGCCGTCGGCCAGCATGGTCAGGCGCAAGCGCTCCCGGGGCCGGTCTAGGATCGCCGTCCCGTTCCAGCCGGTGAAACCGTTGTCGAGCGCCACATCGTCCATCACCACGCCATGCCGGAAATCCCAGGCCGGCGGGAGCGGGCGGCGCTGCCGGGGCAGGATGGTGTCGTCATTGTCCCAGACGGCGCGGACGTCGGCGGTCACCCGGCTGCCCGGCGGCTTGACGAAATAGGGGTGCAGGCCGAGCCCGGACGGCATGTCACTGTCCGAGTCGTTGGTGAGATCCAGCCTAACCGTCAGCCCGTCGCCATCCAGCGCCACCGTCTGCGCCGCCCGGTAGCTCCAGGGCCAGTCGCCGGTCCGCTGGGTCGTCCGATGGGCGAAGCCCATGCGCAGGGCGTCGTCGGCAACGGCCTCCACGGTCCAGGGGGTGGCCCAGCCATGGCCGTGGATGCGGTGCGGTGATCCCGGATCGGGGGTCAGGACGATGTCCCGTCCCTGGAACGCGAACCGGCCGCCGCCGATGCGGTTGGAGAAGGGGACCAGCGGGAAACAGGCCATGTCGGGAGCGAAATCACCGGCCAATGCGCGGTCGGAAGCGCGGCGGAACAACTCGACCGGACCATCGGTGGTCGACAGGCTCCAGCTTGCCAGCGAACCGCCGCAATGCGGGGCCGCGGTGAGTGTCATCGGCCCGTGCCGCAACGCGATGATGGTG from Azospirillum thiophilum includes:
- a CDS encoding aldose 1-epimerase, with product MIRTATIIALRHGPMTLTAAPHCGGSLASWSLSTTDGPVELFRRASDRALAGDFAPDMACFPLVPFSNRIGGGRFAFQGRDIVLTPDPGSPHRIHGHGWATPWTVEAVADDALRMGFAHRTTQRTGDWPWSYRAAQTVALDGDGLTVRLDLTNDSDSDMPSGLGLHPYFVKPPGSRVTADVRAVWDNDDTILPRQRRPLPPAWDFRHGVVMDDVALDNGFTGWNGTAILDRPRERLRLTMLADGPFGHLIVYAPPGEPYLCLEPVTHMTDALNRTDEPDAGVIALPPGERLSVTVRFLVSRL